The proteins below are encoded in one region of Prevotella melaninogenica ATCC 25845:
- a CDS encoding DMT family transporter translates to MNNSSTIKGYGYASLSAITFGTIPLFSIPVMESGMLLPSVLIYRFAFGCLFMMVILLWRKQNLHIRWGDGLRITFLSILYAVSAVCLFSSYEYMPGGIATTLLFSYPVWTEILLILFFNEKLTIRISLAILLAIAGVAFLGGIGHTDGIKSMWGVTLAMSSGLLYAIYMVLFPHMRIRKLPALKVNFYIFFMAMLLLILYATFTTGGVQRITNADSFLSLILLGLIPTTISNVTLVRSLTLIDSASVAILGAFEPLTAMTIGITLMGEPLTTSIIIGCVLIITSVIILITKGKTLPNPLRKYAEHQE, encoded by the coding sequence GTGAATAATTCTTCCACTATAAAGGGTTATGGCTATGCCAGCCTTTCTGCAATTACGTTCGGTACTATCCCGCTTTTCTCCATTCCTGTAATGGAATCGGGAATGTTATTGCCGTCAGTTTTAATCTATCGTTTCGCCTTCGGTTGTCTTTTTATGATGGTGATCCTCTTATGGCGTAAGCAAAATCTACATATACGATGGGGAGATGGACTCCGTATCACATTCCTTTCGATTCTGTATGCTGTGTCGGCTGTATGTCTTTTCAGTAGTTACGAATATATGCCTGGTGGTATAGCTACCACCCTGCTATTCTCTTATCCGGTATGGACGGAGATTCTTCTCATTCTTTTCTTTAATGAAAAACTTACAATTCGCATATCCTTAGCTATTTTACTTGCTATTGCCGGTGTGGCTTTTCTTGGTGGAATAGGGCATACAGACGGTATTAAGTCGATGTGGGGTGTTACACTTGCCATGTCTTCAGGACTGCTGTATGCTATCTATATGGTACTTTTCCCTCATATGCGTATTCGTAAGTTGCCGGCGTTGAAGGTTAATTTCTACATCTTTTTTATGGCAATGTTGCTACTCATTCTTTATGCAACATTTACGACAGGAGGTGTACAACGAATTACGAATGCAGACTCTTTCCTTTCATTGATACTACTGGGTTTGATTCCAACCACTATCAGTAACGTTACATTGGTTCGTTCACTCACCTTGATTGATTCTGCCAGTGTTGCTATCTTAGGAGCCTTTGAGCCACTCACTGCAATGACTATTGGTATCACACTCATGGGCGAACCACTCACAACATCTATTATTATTGGTTGTGTACTTATCATTACTTCCGTAATAATTCTTATCACAAAGGGTAAAACCTTACCTAATCCTCTTAGGAAATATGCCGAACATCAAGAATAA
- the thiD gene encoding bifunctional hydroxymethylpyrimidine kinase/phosphomethylpyrimidine kinase has translation MRYICALTIAGSDCSGGAGIQADIKTMSALGVYAAAVITSITVQNTKGVQAVYGMNPLIVADQIKAVMDDIKPDAVKIGMVNDCATIHAIADTLKFYPNIPIVIDPIMISTSGFRLMKQDTLELFCHSLLPMSTLLTPNLPEAEILSNMKIYTIDDMDIAAQRILSLGCKAVLIKGGHAKGDRKVDRLYTTNEGVQTFTHKTIDTRNTHGTGCTLSSAITSFIARRLDLADAIAAAKNYLSQALEAGKDIHIGEGHGPVNHLFNPKKLITL, from the coding sequence ATGAGATATATTTGTGCATTGACAATTGCAGGCTCTGACTGTAGCGGTGGAGCTGGAATACAAGCAGACATAAAGACTATGTCAGCCTTGGGTGTCTATGCTGCAGCTGTTATTACATCTATTACTGTGCAAAATACGAAAGGTGTACAGGCTGTTTATGGCATGAATCCTCTTATCGTTGCAGATCAGATTAAGGCGGTTATGGACGATATAAAACCTGATGCTGTAAAGATTGGGATGGTAAATGATTGTGCTACTATACACGCCATAGCTGATACGTTGAAGTTTTATCCGAACATTCCGATAGTGATTGATCCGATTATGATATCTACGAGTGGCTTTAGACTTATGAAACAAGATACTTTAGAACTATTTTGTCATTCTTTGCTTCCTATGTCTACCCTACTGACTCCTAATCTTCCTGAGGCTGAGATATTGTCAAATATGAAAATATATACTATTGATGACATGGATATAGCAGCACAAAGAATCTTGAGTTTGGGGTGTAAAGCTGTTCTGATAAAAGGAGGACATGCGAAAGGAGATAGAAAGGTAGATCGACTTTATACGACTAATGAAGGTGTACAAACTTTCACCCATAAAACAATAGACACCCGAAACACTCATGGAACAGGTTGTACTCTATCCTCTGCTATCACTTCCTTTATAGCACGTAGACTGGATTTAGCTGATGCTATAGCTGCTGCAAAGAACTATCTTTCTCAAGCATTGGAAGCTGGTAAGGATATTCATATAGGCGAAGGACACGGGCCTGTCAACCATTTGTTTAATCCTAAGAAACTAATAACTTTATGA
- a CDS encoding HlyD family secretion protein — MSAKSQHNNILLAVIGFVSVVVIVAVIGYFTIDRTEETIQGEVEVSEYRVACKFPGRITDIKVKEGDFVHKGDVLATLAIPEASTQEKVAEAAAGATDALSALAEGPTRRETVESAYQIYQQAIAANDIAEKTYGRMQRLYDEGVMSAQKRDEAMAAYEATKAGVQVAKSQWELAKNGAQRETKEAARKQAQAARSAVDVVRSVLKETVQRATADGEVETIYPKVGELVGLGSPIMSISMVDDIWGTFNVREDQLKDMKVGTVLKAFVPALDKNIELRVTSLKDKGSYAVWKATKTNGQYDLKTFQVKAKPTKKVEGLKPGMSLILKK; from the coding sequence ATGTCAGCAAAATCACAACATAATAACATACTTTTAGCCGTAATAGGCTTTGTTTCTGTAGTAGTTATCGTGGCCGTTATTGGTTATTTCACCATTGACCGCACAGAAGAAACCATACAAGGAGAAGTAGAAGTAAGTGAATATCGTGTAGCTTGTAAGTTCCCAGGCCGTATCACAGACATTAAAGTAAAAGAAGGCGACTTTGTTCACAAGGGAGACGTCCTTGCTACATTGGCTATCCCTGAAGCAAGTACACAAGAGAAAGTGGCTGAAGCTGCGGCTGGTGCAACAGATGCTTTGAGTGCTTTGGCAGAAGGTCCTACACGTCGTGAGACTGTAGAAAGTGCTTATCAAATTTATCAGCAGGCTATTGCAGCAAATGATATTGCCGAAAAGACCTACGGTCGTATGCAACGATTGTACGACGAAGGAGTGATGAGTGCACAGAAACGTGATGAGGCTATGGCAGCATACGAAGCAACAAAGGCTGGTGTACAAGTTGCTAAATCGCAGTGGGAACTTGCTAAAAATGGTGCACAACGTGAGACAAAAGAGGCTGCAAGAAAGCAAGCGCAGGCTGCTCGTTCTGCAGTTGATGTTGTTCGATCAGTCTTGAAAGAAACCGTACAGCGTGCAACAGCAGACGGAGAGGTTGAAACAATCTATCCAAAGGTAGGTGAACTTGTCGGCTTAGGTAGTCCTATTATGAGTATCTCAATGGTTGATGATATATGGGGAACCTTTAATGTTCGTGAGGATCAACTCAAGGACATGAAGGTTGGTACAGTTCTAAAAGCCTTTGTTCCTGCTCTTGATAAGAATATTGAACTGCGTGTAACCTCCTTAAAGGATAAAGGTTCTTATGCTGTGTGGAAGGCTACTAAGACCAATGGACAGTATGATCTAAAGACATTCCAAGTTAAGGCAAAACCAACAAAGAAGGTTGAAGGTTTAAAGCCTGGTATGTCGTTGATACTAAAGAAGTAG
- a CDS encoding cytochrome ubiquinol oxidase subunit I produces the protein MENLLLAIDPGTVDWSRAQFALTAIYHWLFVPLTLGLAVVMGIMETCYYRTRKEFWRTATRFWQRLFGINFAMGVATGIILEFEFGTNWSNYSWFVGDIFGAPLAIEGILAFFMESTFVAVMFFGWNKVSAGFHLASTWLTGLGATLSAWWILVANAWMQYPIGCTFNPDTMRNEMTSFLDVALSPFAIDKFTHTITSSWILGAAFTVGVSCWYLLRKRHIELAKESIKVGAAVGLVASLLAGSTGHNSAYMVAQSQPMKLAAMEALYEGGTDQSLTAVAWVNPFEQPDYMNQSEPPMRIAVPNMLSILATKDAHGYVPGVKDIIRGYKKADGTMEPSLKEKQERGRNAIQALKDYRAGKDKESNLKVLEKDMKYFGYGYIKDAKQVVPFIPVNFWSFRIMVGLGCFFILIFAVILFIVYKKDITRPRWLQRVGIALIPLAFIASECGWLVAEFGRQPWTIQDMLPTWAAVSDLSSGGIAFTFFLFLVLFTAMLTVEVSIMCKQIKKGPEL, from the coding sequence ATGGAAAACCTACTTTTAGCCATTGATCCAGGAACTGTTGACTGGTCACGTGCACAGTTTGCACTGACAGCCATCTATCACTGGCTTTTCGTTCCCTTGACACTGGGCTTAGCTGTCGTAATGGGAATCATGGAGACTTGTTATTATCGCACCCGAAAGGAGTTCTGGCGTACTGCAACTCGCTTCTGGCAGCGATTGTTTGGTATTAACTTTGCCATGGGTGTTGCTACTGGTATCATCCTTGAGTTCGAGTTTGGAACTAACTGGAGCAATTATTCTTGGTTCGTTGGTGACATCTTTGGTGCACCACTTGCCATCGAAGGAATCTTGGCTTTCTTTATGGAGTCAACATTTGTTGCAGTGATGTTCTTCGGTTGGAACAAGGTTTCAGCGGGCTTCCACCTTGCATCAACATGGCTCACTGGATTGGGAGCAACGCTCTCAGCATGGTGGATTCTCGTGGCTAATGCGTGGATGCAGTATCCTATCGGTTGTACATTCAACCCTGATACGATGCGTAATGAGATGACCTCATTCCTCGATGTTGCACTGAGTCCATTTGCAATTGACAAGTTCACACATACCATTACTTCTTCTTGGATATTGGGCGCAGCATTCACAGTTGGTGTAAGTTGCTGGTATCTGCTTCGTAAGCGTCACATAGAGCTTGCAAAGGAGAGTATTAAGGTAGGTGCAGCTGTTGGTCTTGTAGCTTCTCTTTTAGCAGGTTCTACAGGTCATAACTCTGCTTATATGGTAGCGCAATCACAGCCAATGAAGCTTGCAGCTATGGAAGCTCTCTATGAAGGAGGTACTGATCAGAGTTTGACAGCAGTTGCTTGGGTGAACCCATTTGAGCAGCCTGATTACATGAACCAGTCTGAACCTCCTATGCGAATAGCTGTACCTAACATGCTTTCTATCCTTGCAACAAAGGATGCTCATGGTTATGTTCCTGGTGTAAAGGATATTATCCGTGGTTATAAGAAGGCTGACGGCACAATGGAACCATCGTTGAAGGAGAAGCAGGAACGTGGTCGTAATGCCATCCAAGCACTTAAAGACTATCGTGCAGGAAAGGACAAAGAGTCTAATCTCAAAGTTCTTGAAAAGGATATGAAGTACTTTGGCTATGGATATATTAAGGATGCTAAGCAGGTTGTACCATTCATTCCTGTTAACTTCTGGTCATTCCGCATTATGGTAGGCCTTGGATGTTTCTTCATCCTTATCTTTGCAGTGATATTGTTTATTGTTTACAAGAAAGATATTACTCGTCCACGCTGGTTACAGAGAGTAGGTATTGCACTCATTCCATTAGCTTTTATTGCAAGTGAGTGTGGATGGCTTGTTGCCGAATTTGGCCGCCAGCCATGGACAATCCAGGATATGCTTCCAACATGGGCAGCAGTGAGCGACCTCTCAAGTGGTGGTATCGCATTCACCTTCTTCCTCTTCCTTGTTCTCTTTACTGCAATGTTGACAGTTGAAGTTAGTATTATGTGTAAGCAAATTAAGAAAGGACCAGAACTATGA
- a CDS encoding DMT family transporter, producing MPNIKNKNILWHLLAIAIVAVWGTTFVNTKVLYNSGLTPLEIFFLRFVIAYICIWFISPRQLFSHTWRDELIMVLLGITGGSVFFLAENYAVGLTYVNNVSFIVCTAPLLTVLLGITFVKSIKASWSLILGSLIALMGVAIVIFNGSFVLHLNPLGDLLTLLASLCWAVYSLLMKKISNSYSAVFITRKIFFYGLVTVLPAFLFDPWTATTSMLLTPKVILNLLFLGLVASFLCFVLWTLVIAKIGAMTSSNYLYLNPITTVATSAIFLNEPMTAIAYVGSALILIGVAVSNK from the coding sequence ATGCCGAACATCAAGAATAAAAACATACTATGGCATCTTCTTGCCATTGCTATTGTCGCCGTATGGGGCACTACCTTTGTAAACACAAAGGTGCTTTATAACAGTGGGTTAACACCGTTGGAAATCTTTTTCCTACGCTTTGTTATTGCCTATATTTGTATATGGTTTATCTCGCCACGTCAGCTTTTTTCTCATACATGGCGTGATGAATTAATTATGGTTTTATTAGGTATAACGGGAGGTTCAGTGTTCTTCCTTGCAGAAAACTATGCAGTAGGACTTACTTATGTCAATAACGTTAGTTTCATTGTTTGTACTGCACCACTGCTTACAGTACTACTTGGTATTACCTTTGTGAAGAGTATTAAAGCAAGTTGGTCATTGATTCTCGGTTCGTTGATAGCCTTGATGGGTGTTGCTATCGTTATCTTCAATGGTAGTTTTGTCCTACATCTGAATCCTTTGGGCGACCTCCTCACGTTATTGGCATCACTATGTTGGGCTGTTTATTCCTTACTAATGAAGAAGATATCAAACAGTTATTCGGCTGTTTTTATAACACGTAAGATATTCTTCTACGGACTTGTAACGGTATTGCCAGCCTTTCTTTTTGACCCATGGACGGCAACTACCTCCATGCTCCTCACACCGAAAGTTATCTTAAACCTATTGTTCCTTGGTCTTGTAGCGTCTTTCCTTTGCTTTGTTCTGTGGACATTAGTCATTGCGAAGATTGGTGCCATGACATCATCGAACTATCTATATCTAAACCCTATCACCACAGTAGCAACCAGTGCTATCTTCCTCAACGAGCCAATGACAGCCATAGCCTATGTCGGGAGTGCGTTGATATTAATAGGTGTGGCGGTGTCGAATAAATAA
- a CDS encoding ABC transporter permease has protein sequence MKKLLLYIRRIVNLSAREVGLMIHNPIYICCMVVFPLVIIFFFTSLMSTGQPEKLPCGVVDNDNTSVTRAMIRQLDGFQSTRVAGHYNNVSEARKAIQRNEIYGFLYIPEGTTAKLVSQRQPEVSFYYSNVTLVAGGMIFKDLKTVTTLSSAAVGAAKLQMLGKTPDEIKTIIQPIGLDVHMVGNPWMNYNVYLSSIMIPGILVLFMFLITAYSIGTELKFGRANEWMSMAGNNIFLALTGKLLPQTLIFLSIFLGYEWYVYGYLNFPHPGGLGMIIFLAILTVLSSQGFGVFVFGLMPSLRMSMSICSLWAVVGFSACGATFPLFAMDGMIEALAQIIPLRHYYMIYQICIFNGYPLINAWVNVIALVAFASLPILVIRNIKRAMVEYVYIP, from the coding sequence ATGAAGAAGTTACTCTTATACATAAGAAGGATTGTTAATCTCTCTGCTCGTGAAGTTGGATTGATGATACATAACCCCATCTACATCTGTTGTATGGTGGTTTTTCCTCTTGTTATCATCTTTTTCTTTACATCTCTGATGAGTACTGGGCAGCCAGAAAAACTCCCTTGTGGTGTTGTCGACAATGATAACACTTCTGTTACACGTGCTATGATTCGTCAGTTGGATGGTTTTCAAAGTACTCGTGTCGCAGGGCATTACAACAATGTATCTGAAGCACGTAAAGCCATACAGCGCAATGAGATATATGGTTTCCTCTATATCCCAGAAGGAACAACGGCTAAGCTTGTTTCCCAGCGGCAGCCAGAGGTATCTTTCTATTATAGTAATGTGACACTCGTTGCGGGAGGTATGATTTTCAAAGACCTCAAGACTGTAACTACTCTTAGTTCTGCAGCTGTTGGTGCAGCTAAGTTGCAGATGCTTGGAAAGACGCCTGATGAGATTAAAACAATCATTCAGCCAATAGGTCTCGACGTACACATGGTTGGTAATCCTTGGATGAACTATAATGTTTATTTAAGTAGTATTATGATTCCTGGTATTCTGGTGCTATTCATGTTTCTTATTACCGCCTATTCTATCGGTACAGAACTAAAGTTTGGTAGAGCTAATGAGTGGATGTCTATGGCTGGAAATAATATTTTTTTAGCACTTACAGGTAAACTATTACCACAGACACTCATCTTCTTATCCATATTTTTAGGATATGAATGGTATGTCTATGGTTATCTAAACTTTCCACACCCCGGTGGGCTGGGCATGATTATCTTCCTTGCCATACTTACTGTACTGTCATCTCAGGGATTCGGTGTTTTTGTCTTTGGATTGATGCCTTCTCTGCGAATGTCTATGAGTATATGTTCTCTTTGGGCTGTGGTAGGCTTCTCTGCCTGTGGTGCAACCTTCCCACTATTTGCTATGGACGGTATGATTGAAGCCTTGGCACAGATTATACCATTGCGCCATTACTATATGATTTATCAAATCTGTATCTTTAATGGGTATCCTTTGATAAATGCGTGGGTGAATGTCATAGCACTGGTAGCTTTTGCCTCACTGCCAATCCTTGTGATTAGAAATATTAAACGAGCAATGGTTGAATATGTGTATATACCTTAA
- a CDS encoding SDR family oxidoreductase — protein MRKIVLITGATSGIGEACARKFAQGGYDVIITGRRAQLLANLKKELEAEGVRVLALAFDVRNRNAATAAINSLPLEWQQIDVLINNAGLALGLEPEYEGSFEDWETMIDTNIKGLLTMTRLVVPRMVKRDSGHVINIGSVAGDAAYAGGNVYCGTKAAVKTITDGLRIDLAHTSVRVTNVKPGLVETHFSNVRFHGNDARAEKVYEGVKPLTGADIAEVVFYAASAPAHVQIAEVLVLATHQANGSVLHRDTSK, from the coding sequence ATGAGAAAAATAGTATTGATTACTGGTGCTACCAGTGGAATTGGCGAAGCCTGTGCACGTAAGTTTGCGCAAGGAGGTTATGATGTTATCATTACTGGGCGTAGAGCACAACTTCTTGCTAACCTAAAGAAAGAACTCGAAGCAGAAGGAGTGAGAGTGTTAGCACTTGCTTTTGACGTACGTAATCGTAATGCGGCAACTGCAGCTATCAACAGCCTACCACTTGAATGGCAGCAGATTGATGTCTTAATTAACAATGCTGGTTTGGCTCTTGGCTTAGAACCTGAATATGAAGGTAGCTTTGAAGATTGGGAAACGATGATTGATACCAATATCAAAGGACTCTTAACCATGACACGCCTTGTTGTTCCAAGAATGGTAAAACGTGATAGTGGACATGTTATTAATATCGGTTCTGTGGCAGGCGATGCAGCCTATGCAGGCGGTAATGTCTATTGTGGTACAAAGGCAGCAGTAAAGACTATTACCGACGGACTCCGTATCGACCTTGCACATACCTCTGTACGTGTGACGAATGTAAAGCCTGGATTGGTAGAAACCCACTTCTCTAACGTACGTTTTCATGGCAATGATGCTCGTGCTGAAAAAGTATATGAAGGTGTTAAGCCACTCACTGGTGCCGATATAGCTGAGGTTGTGTTCTATGCTGCTTCTGCTCCTGCGCATGTTCAGATTGCCGAAGTGCTTGTTCTTGCTACGCATCAGGCAAACGGAAGTGTGCTACATAGAGACACATCAAAGTAA
- a CDS encoding ABC transporter permease yields MSETKNTTKSINKKKASSGPLSFLSSLCYIWWLETKSTIKDEGVLIFFLVVPLAYPLLYSWIYNNEVVREVPVAIVDLSHSSSSREFIQDFDASPDVRAAYYCNNLQEAEALVGKQAVHGVLYFPSDFDRTLHRGEKAHVGVYCDMSLMLTYKAIYQTALAVSMEIGTDIKKEHTLSFTERDEEVSTEPMIVDAEPIFNTTGGYGNAILPGVLILILQQTLLLGIGLSAGTARENNRFQDLVPIGKHYNGIMKIVLGKSSCYFMIYCVMAAYVTMVVPHLFNFTMLARPADLFWLLLPYLLAVIFFGMTISCLVRYRENVMLLVVFTSIPFLFLTGASWPQSSIPGGWQGVSWLIPSTFGVRGYLRIASMGATIDDVLPEVRALWIQAAVYFVTTCFVYRFQIINARKHAISHYQMIQDRIKTAREKKSKE; encoded by the coding sequence ATGTCAGAAACAAAGAATACAACGAAGTCTATTAACAAAAAGAAAGCAAGCTCAGGACCACTGAGTTTTCTGTCTTCTCTTTGTTATATATGGTGGTTGGAGACGAAGAGTACGATTAAAGACGAAGGAGTATTAATATTCTTTCTTGTTGTACCTTTGGCTTACCCACTGCTTTACTCATGGATATATAATAATGAGGTGGTGCGTGAAGTTCCTGTCGCTATTGTCGATTTATCTCACTCTTCATCTTCACGTGAGTTTATTCAAGACTTTGATGCGTCACCTGATGTACGTGCTGCCTACTATTGTAATAATCTGCAAGAGGCTGAAGCATTGGTAGGAAAACAGGCTGTACATGGTGTACTCTACTTTCCAAGTGACTTTGATCGCACTTTGCACCGTGGTGAAAAGGCTCATGTGGGCGTGTATTGTGATATGAGTCTGATGCTTACTTATAAGGCTATCTATCAGACTGCATTGGCAGTATCAATGGAAATAGGTACTGACATAAAGAAAGAACATACCTTATCGTTTACAGAAAGAGATGAAGAGGTTAGCACCGAACCAATGATAGTAGATGCAGAGCCTATCTTTAACACAACGGGAGGTTATGGTAATGCTATTCTTCCTGGTGTGTTGATTCTTATTCTACAGCAAACATTACTTCTCGGAATTGGCTTATCAGCAGGTACAGCACGTGAAAACAACCGTTTCCAAGATCTTGTCCCTATCGGTAAACACTACAATGGAATTATGAAGATAGTACTGGGCAAATCCTCTTGCTATTTCATGATTTATTGTGTTATGGCAGCATACGTAACAATGGTTGTACCCCATTTGTTTAACTTCACGATGCTTGCCCGTCCTGCTGACCTCTTTTGGCTTCTGTTGCCATATTTGTTAGCGGTTATCTTCTTCGGTATGACTATCTCGTGTCTTGTGCGTTATCGTGAGAATGTGATGCTTTTAGTGGTCTTTACCTCTATCCCTTTCCTTTTCCTTACGGGTGCATCATGGCCACAGAGTAGTATTCCTGGTGGCTGGCAGGGTGTCAGTTGGCTTATTCCTTCCACCTTTGGCGTTCGTGGATATTTACGAATAGCCTCTATGGGTGCTACCATTGATGATGTATTGCCAGAAGTTCGTGCGTTATGGATACAAGCAGCCGTATATTTTGTTACAACCTGCTTTGTCTATAGGTTCCAGATTATCAATGCTCGTAAACATGCTATCTCACACTATCAGATGATTCAAGATAGGATTAAGACTGCTCGTGAGAAGAAGTCTAAGGAATAA
- a CDS encoding TolC family protein, producing the protein MKKLFTIAMLLGVTLGIHAQEVYSLQKCRELALQNNRQLKVSRMTVDVAENTRKAAKTKYLPRVDALAGYQHFSQEISLLSDDQKNAFSNLGTNTFGQLGGQIGQNLTSLAQQGILSPQIAQQLGQLFSNVATPLTQVGNNIGQSINDAFRSNTKNVYAGGIVVNQPIYMGGAIKAANDMAAIGEQIAQNNISLKRQLVLYGVDNAYWLAISLKKKEALAIRYRDLAQKLNEDVKKMIREGVATRADGLKVEVAVNTADMQIARIQSGVSLAKMALCELCGLDLNGDIPLSDEGDADLPPTPSTQFDNYTVSSSDTTGLNEARPELRLLQNAVDLSIQNTKLIRSLYMPHVLLTAGYSVSNPNLFNGFQKRFTDLWNIGITVQVPVWNWGENKYKIRASKTATTIAQLEMDDVRKKIDLEIEQNRLRLKDANKQLATSQKNMAAAEENLRCANVGFKEGVMTVTEVMAAQTAWQTSRMAIIDAEISVKLAQTGLQKALGGL; encoded by the coding sequence ATGAAAAAGTTATTCACCATAGCAATGTTATTGGGTGTCACCTTGGGCATTCATGCACAGGAGGTGTACTCTCTGCAGAAGTGTCGTGAGCTGGCTTTACAAAACAATCGTCAGCTAAAGGTTTCGCGTATGACAGTAGATGTGGCAGAAAACACACGTAAGGCAGCTAAGACAAAGTATCTGCCACGTGTTGATGCACTTGCTGGTTATCAACACTTTTCACAAGAGATTTCACTTCTCAGCGATGATCAGAAGAATGCATTTAGCAATCTTGGAACAAATACTTTTGGGCAGTTAGGTGGTCAGATCGGACAGAACTTGACCTCGTTAGCACAACAAGGTATCCTCAGTCCACAGATAGCTCAGCAACTTGGTCAGCTCTTTAGCAATGTTGCGACACCACTCACTCAGGTAGGAAACAATATTGGACAAAGTATCAATGACGCATTCCGTTCAAACACAAAGAACGTCTATGCCGGTGGTATTGTTGTCAATCAACCTATTTATATGGGAGGTGCTATCAAAGCAGCTAACGATATGGCAGCTATTGGTGAGCAGATTGCACAAAACAATATCAGCCTTAAACGACAGTTAGTCCTCTATGGAGTTGATAATGCGTATTGGCTTGCTATCTCCTTAAAGAAGAAAGAAGCGTTAGCAATTCGCTATCGTGATTTAGCTCAAAAGCTCAATGAGGATGTTAAGAAGATGATACGCGAGGGTGTAGCTACTCGAGCTGATGGATTGAAGGTTGAGGTAGCTGTTAATACAGCTGACATGCAAATTGCTCGTATTCAAAGTGGTGTTTCATTGGCAAAGATGGCATTGTGCGAACTTTGTGGTCTTGATTTGAATGGTGATATACCTCTGTCTGATGAAGGTGATGCCGACCTCCCTCCTACTCCATCAACGCAGTTTGACAACTATACAGTCTCTTCTTCAGATACAACAGGGCTTAACGAAGCTCGCCCAGAGCTACGTCTCTTACAGAATGCTGTTGATTTGAGCATACAGAATACCAAACTTATTCGTTCACTTTATATGCCTCATGTACTTCTTACTGCTGGCTATTCCGTATCAAATCCGAATCTCTTTAATGGTTTTCAGAAACGTTTTACGGACTTATGGAACATTGGAATAACAGTTCAAGTACCAGTATGGAATTGGGGAGAAAACAAATATAAGATACGCGCAAGTAAGACCGCTACGACTATAGCACAGTTAGAAATGGATGACGTACGTAAGAAGATTGACTTGGAGATAGAGCAGAACAGACTCCGTCTTAAAGATGCAAACAAGCAACTTGCTACCTCTCAGAAGAATATGGCTGCTGCAGAAGAGAACCTTCGTTGTGCCAACGTAGGCTTCAAAGAGGGTGTTATGACGGTTACAGAAGTTATGGCTGCTCAGACTGCTTGGCAGACTTCACGCATGGCAATCATTGATGCAGAAATCAGCGTAAAGTTAGCACAAACAGGATTACAAAAGGCTCTTGGCGGTTTATAA
- a CDS encoding DUF4492 domain-containing protein, giving the protein MNKNNFFYRAFDLYYDGFRHMTLGKTLWTVIIVKLAIMFLVLKIFFFPNFLKANAEKGKEGEFIEQQLMKR; this is encoded by the coding sequence GTGAACAAAAACAATTTCTTTTATCGTGCGTTTGACCTCTATTATGATGGGTTTCGGCACATGACATTGGGTAAAACACTTTGGACAGTGATAATAGTTAAGTTGGCTATTATGTTCCTTGTGTTAAAAATTTTCTTCTTTCCAAACTTTCTAAAAGCGAATGCAGAAAAAGGAAAAGAGGGTGAATTCATTGAGCAACAACTGATGAAAAGATAA